In Anaerobacillus isosaccharinicus, one genomic interval encodes:
- the murA gene encoding UDP-N-acetylglucosamine 1-carboxyvinyltransferase, whose protein sequence is MEKIIVQGGNRLTGRVKVEGAKNAVLPVIAASILASKGKSHIYDVPALADVYTINEVLRNLNIDVQYEDGVIEVDAQKALKTEAPFEYVRKMRASFLVMGPLLARVGHARIALPGGCAIGSRPIDQHLKGFEAMGAVVEIGNGFIDAKVDGRLKGAKIYLDFPSVGATENIMMAAALAKGTTIIENVAEEPEIVCLATYLNSMGAKVRGAGTGTIRIEGVEELVGASHTIIPDRIEAGTFMVAAAITGGDVLVEGALSEHLRPLIAKMEEMGVTIHDEENGIRVIGPEKLKPIDIKTMPHPGFPTDMQSQMMSLLLRAEGTSVITETVFENRFMHVEEFRRMNGNIKIEGRTAIISGPASLQGAEVAATDLRAGAALIIAGLVAEGHTRVVELKHIDRGYVDFAGKLKGLGADIERVYEVDQSKLKNLEAPAPLKVNPNLA, encoded by the coding sequence TTGGAAAAAATAATTGTCCAAGGAGGTAACCGATTAACTGGAAGAGTGAAAGTTGAAGGCGCAAAAAACGCCGTCTTACCAGTAATCGCTGCATCTATTTTAGCTAGTAAGGGCAAGAGCCACATTTATGATGTGCCAGCACTTGCAGATGTATACACGATTAATGAAGTTTTACGCAATTTAAATATTGATGTTCAATATGAAGATGGAGTTATTGAAGTTGATGCCCAAAAAGCATTAAAAACAGAAGCGCCATTTGAATATGTTCGTAAAATGCGTGCCTCGTTTTTAGTCATGGGTCCACTTTTGGCCCGTGTTGGTCATGCAAGAATTGCTTTACCAGGAGGATGTGCAATTGGTTCAAGACCAATTGACCAACATCTAAAAGGATTTGAAGCAATGGGTGCTGTTGTCGAAATTGGTAATGGATTTATTGATGCCAAAGTTGACGGACGCCTAAAAGGTGCAAAAATTTATCTAGATTTCCCAAGCGTAGGGGCCACGGAAAACATTATGATGGCGGCAGCTCTCGCTAAAGGAACAACAATTATTGAAAACGTAGCAGAAGAACCTGAAATCGTTTGCTTGGCTACCTATTTAAATTCAATGGGTGCAAAAGTCCGCGGTGCAGGAACTGGAACAATTCGCATTGAAGGCGTTGAGGAATTAGTAGGAGCAAGCCACACAATCATTCCTGATCGTATTGAAGCAGGAACCTTTATGGTGGCAGCTGCTATTACAGGTGGAGACGTCCTTGTTGAGGGTGCTTTATCTGAGCACTTAAGGCCTCTTATTGCCAAAATGGAGGAAATGGGCGTTACGATTCATGATGAAGAAAATGGTATTCGTGTTATTGGCCCAGAAAAATTAAAGCCAATCGACATTAAGACAATGCCACATCCTGGATTTCCAACTGATATGCAATCACAAATGATGTCACTGCTACTTAGAGCAGAAGGCACAAGCGTGATAACAGAAACAGTATTTGAAAATCGATTTATGCACGTTGAAGAATTCCGTCGCATGAATGGAAATATAAAAATCGAAGGAAGAACAGCAATCATTTCTGGCCCAGCTTCATTACAAGGCGCAGAAGTAGCCGCTACAGACCTTCGCGCTGGAGCAGCACTGATTATTGCAGGCCTCGTTGCTGAAGGGCACACAAGAGTCGTTGAGCTAAAGCATATTGACCGCGGCTACGTAGATTTTGCCGGTAAGCTAAAAGGCTTAGGTGCTGATATTGAACGAGTGTACGAAGTCGATCAATCAAAACTCAAAAACCTTGAAGCCCCAGCACCACTAAAAGTAAACCCAAACCTCGCTTAA